The following proteins are encoded in a genomic region of Thalassophryne amazonica chromosome 5, fThaAma1.1, whole genome shotgun sequence:
- the LOC117511247 gene encoding beta-1,3-galactosyl-O-glycosyl-glycoprotein beta-1,6-N-acetylglucosaminyltransferase 4-like, translating into MKVRCFHGAQRLRSRCFLFPLFLLLLCLLKLVYVKVTVRDSVYIEPYGMPASSSGNHKHRYQVSCTAIYDLDPVEIGKALEIKRKVIIDADDDSTVSLTSNCQAFIQSRGYKEFSVSEKERSFPLAYSLVVHKNAPMVERILHATYAPQNIYCIHYDQKSSPTFLKAMKNLARCIPNVFIASKLESVEYAHITRLKADLNCMADLLKSQVKWKYIINLCGQDFPLKSNYELVTELKQLNGSNMLETSRPTELKKQRFSFQHQLKNVPYEYRHIPVKTAVPKAPPPHGIEMFIGSAYFVLSREFVNYISNSQIALDFLVWSADTYSPDEHFWASLVRVPGVPGHIPRSDPDVTDLKSKTRLVKWNYLEGSLYPPCTGTHRRSVCIYGAAELRWLLNYGHWFANKFDSKVDPILIKCLEEKLMEKRRT; encoded by the coding sequence ATGAAAGTGAGATGTTTCCACGGTGCACAGAGGTTGAGATCCAGATGCTTCCTGTTTCCtttgttcctgctgctgctgtgtttgctCAAACTGGTCTACGTTAAAGTCACAGTCAGGGACAGCGTCTACATTGAGCCCTACGGAATGCCTGCCAGCTCATCCGGAAACCATAAACACAGATACCAGGTCAGCTGCACGGCCATCTACGACCTCGACCCGGTGGAGATAGGCAAAGCTCTCGAGATAAAACGCAAAGTTATTATTGACGCGGATGACGACAGCACCGTGAGTTTGACCTCCAACTGTCAGGCGTTCATCCAAAGCAGAGGTTATAAGGAGTTCAGTGTGTCGGAGAAGGAGAGGAGTTTCCCGCTGGCGTATTCCTTGGTGGTGCATAAGAATGCACCCATGGTGGAGCGCATTCTTCACGCCACGTATGCACCTCAAAACATCTACTGCATTCACTACGACCAGAAGTCCTCTCCGACTTTTTTAAAGGCCATGAAGAACCTGGCTCGCTGCATTCCAAACGTCTTCATCGCTTCAAAACTGGAATCTGTGGAATACGCCCACATCACCAGGCTTAAGGCTGACCTCAACTGCATGGCTGACCTCTTGAAGTCACAGGTCAAGTGGAAGTACATCATCAACCTGTGTGGCCAGGATTTTCCTCTGAAGTCAAACTATGAGCTGGTGACGGAGCTGAAGCAGCTAAACGGCAGCAACATGCTGGAGACGAGTCGACCCACTGAGCTGAAGAAGCAACGCTTCAGTTTCCAGCATCAGCTGAAAAACGTGCCTTATGAGTATCGCCACATTCCTGTCAAAACCGCAGTGCCAAAAGCCCCGCCTCCTCACGGGATTGAAATGTTCATTGGAAGTGCATATTTTGTCCTGTCACGGGAATTTGTGAATTACATAAGCAACAGTCAGATTGCTTTGGACTTCCTGGTATGGTCTGCTGACACATACTCACCAGATGAACATTTCTGGGCCTCTCTGGTCCGGGTCCCCGGGGTGCCGGGCCACATTCCCAGATCGGACCCAGATGTGACGGATCTGAAGAGTAAAACGCGACTGGTGAAGTGGAATTATTTAGAAGGCTCTCTTTATCCACCCTGCACTGGCACACATAGGCGTAGTGTTTGTATCTATGGCGCCGCTGAGCTTCGCTGGCTCCTGAACTATGGACACTGGTTTGCTAACAAATTTGACTCCAAAGTGGATCCGATCCTGATTAAGTGTTTAGAGGAAAAGCTGATGGAGAAACGTCGCACGTAG